From Melanotaenia boesemani isolate fMelBoe1 chromosome 12, fMelBoe1.pri, whole genome shotgun sequence, a single genomic window includes:
- the fundc1 gene encoding FUN14 domain-containing protein 1, with translation MQMTADVQASEDRPAHSKMANSNKELEEELYDKVVDLTEYAKRQRWWNRLFGKNSGPVAEKYSVATQLAIGGVSGWCAGYLFQKVGKLAATSVGGGLLLLQIANNSGYIQVDWKRVEKDVNKAKKQLKKGTNQAAPELNTFFEKSTEFVKKNIVVTSGFVGGFLLGLAS, from the exons atgcaaatgacgGCGGACGTGCAGGCATCTGAGGACAGACCTGCGCACTCCAAAATGGCGAACAGCAACAAGG AACTGGAAGAGGAGCTTTACGACAAGGTCGTAGATCTGACAGAATACGCCAAACGTCAGCGATGGTGGAATCGCCTTTTCGGAAAAAATTCTGGTCCTGTAGCAGAGAAATACTCTGTGGCCACGCAGCTTGCCATAGGAGGCGTGAGCGGATG GTGTGCAGGTTATCTCTTCCAAAAGGTTGGAAAATTGGCTGCTACCTCTGTAGGTGgaggtcttctgctgctgcag ATAGCCAACAACAGTGGCTACATCCAGGTGGACTGGAAGAGGGTAGAGAAGGATGTCAACAAAGCTAAGAAGCAGTTAAAAAAGGGAACAAATCAAGCAGCTCCTGAGCTGAACACATTTTTTGAAAAG tCCACTGAGTTTGTGAAGAAAAACATTGTGGTCACAAGCGGCTTCGTTGGAGGATTCCTGCTCGGCCTGGCATCTTAG